The following coding sequences lie in one Schistosoma mansoni strain Puerto Rico chromosome 3, complete genome genomic window:
- a CDS encoding putative nascent polypeptide associated complex alpha subunit (nac alpha) has product MVPGATNKLEDKNVVSDSGSDSDDSAPELEDSKEQGDAKVSHIADELLSRCKQSRSEKKARKAMSKLGLKLVQGVCRVTIRKAKTIMFVINRAEVYKSSASDTYIIFGEAKVEDISAQAQIAAAEKLRSQAMGGTELGTSSGLSKDTVSSISKTAIAEESEDDEEPDATGLDEKDVELIMQQAGVSRGKAIRALRENNDDVVNAIMSLTG; this is encoded by the exons ATGGTTCCTGGGGCCACAAACAAGCTGGAAGACAAAAATGTGGTTTCTGATTCTGGCAGTGACTCGGACGACTCTGCACCAGAATTAGAAGATTCTAAAGAACAAGGTGATGCTAAAGTATCACATATAGCCGATGAATTACTCAGTCGATGTAAGCAGTCCAGAAGCGAGAAAAAAGCTAGGAAAGCTATGTCGAAACTGGGCTTAAAATTGGTACAGGGAGTTTGCCGCGTAACTATACGAAAAGCAAAAACCATTATGTTTGTAATCAATAGGGCAGAGGTCTATAAATCATCTGCCTCGGATACATACATAATATTTGGTGAGGCTAAAGTAGAAGATATATCAGCACAAGCTCAGATAGCTGCAGCTGAAAAACTACGTAGTCAAGCCATGGGAGGTACTGAGTTAGGGACATCAAGTGGCCTATCAAAAGATACAGTTTCGTCTATCTCTAAAACTGCCATCGCAGAGGAATCTGAAGATGATGAAGAG CCTGATGCTACTGGATTGGATGAGAAGGATGTTGAACTCATTATGCAGCAAGCTGGTGTATCGCGTGGCAAAGCTATTCGAGCGCTTCGTGAAAATAACGATGATGTTGTTAATGCTATTATG TCACTCACAGGATAA
- a CDS encoding putative nascent polypeptide associated complex alpha subunit (nac alpha) — MVPGATNKLEDKNVVSDSGSDSDDSAPELEDSKEQGDAKVSHIADELLSRCKQSRSEKKARKAMSKLGLKLVQGVCRVTIRKAKTIMFVINRAEVYKSSASDTYIIFGEAKVEDISAQAQIAAAEKLRSQAMGGTELGTSSGLSKDTVSSISKTAIAEESEDDEEPDATGLDEKDVELIMQQAGVSRGKAIRALRENNDDVVNAIMDNRKILTTSNSGLE, encoded by the exons ATGGTTCCTGGGGCCACAAACAAGCTGGAAGACAAAAATGTGGTTTCTGATTCTGGCAGTGACTCGGACGACTCTGCACCAGAATTAGAAGATTCTAAAGAACAAGGTGATGCTAAAGTATCACATATAGCCGATGAATTACTCAGTCGATGTAAGCAGTCCAGAAGCGAGAAAAAAGCTAGGAAAGCTATGTCGAAACTGGGCTTAAAATTGGTACAGGGAGTTTGCCGCGTAACTATACGAAAAGCAAAAACCATTATGTTTGTAATCAATAGGGCAGAGGTCTATAAATCATCTGCCTCGGATACATACATAATATTTGGTGAGGCTAAAGTAGAAGATATATCAGCACAAGCTCAGATAGCTGCAGCTGAAAAACTACGTAGTCAAGCCATGGGAGGTACTGAGTTAGGGACATCAAGTGGCCTATCAAAAGATACAGTTTCGTCTATCTCTAAAACTGCCATCGCAGAGGAATCTGAAGATGATGAAGAG CCTGATGCTACTGGATTGGATGAGAAGGATGTTGAACTCATTATGCAGCAAGCTGGTGTATCGCGTGGCAAAGCTATTCGAGCGCTTCGTGAAAATAACGATGATGTTGTTAATGCTATTATG GATAACCGCAAGATTCTGACGACATCTAACTCGGGTCTTGAATAA